The following proteins come from a genomic window of Leishmania major strain Friedlin complete genome, chromosome 3:
- a CDS encoding conserved hypothetical protein (previous protein_id=AAM68974.1), translating to MLPATLRLLLSVSVAALVLYYVRKHFSTPKGGAKKLKRGKEPAGRKPFKGVAPQKIDIFTTNVCAAFPEMSVDAVRRLFPRKFEVHGHVVVIRLNDGTSVEELRPLARFFAESFAPVLVDVVLLDVDGIVGELRRPSLQILFQADTALTEYATSLRRTVQRRWGGARKRGQPSCMTSDAVESTLNRWTASPTFTAHVENGVIYSFDVSRVMFSSGNTTERIHFGTVTAADEVVVDMFCGIGYFTLPLAMHGNVAAIHALEKNPDSIDFVKLNAVLNKVDHLIHPVCGDNREVGEELLGKCDRVLMGYIPTCKSFLPRAASFLKRNEAGRSSGVVHYHFLADKLCAAQEALRDVQDELGEEVAAFVRIADLRCVKSYAPKRFHFVADLVFE from the coding sequence ATGCTGCCCGCAACGCTTCGCTTGCTGCTCAGTGTGTCTGTGGCGGCTCTAGTGCTGTACTACGTGCGCAAGCACTTCTCCACCCCGAAGGGGGGTGCCAAGAAGCTGAAGCGGGGAAAGGAACCCGCAGGGCGCAAGCCTTTCAAAGGCGTTGCACCGCAGAAGATTGATATTTTCACCACCAACGTATGCGCGGCCTTTCCGGAAATGTCGGTCGACGCCGTCCGGCGTCTCTTTCCACGCAAGTTCGAGGTTCACGGTCACGTCGTGGTGATTCGCCTGAATGATGGCACCTCGGTCGAGGAGCTCCGCCCGCTGGCACGCTTTTTTGCTGAGTCCTTTGCTCCGGTTTTGGTGGATGTGGTACTGCTGGACGTGGACGGCATCGTTGGCGAGCTCCGCCGCCCATCTCTGCAGATCCTGTTCCAGGCGGACACCGCCTTGACCGAATACGCGACGTCGCTGCGACGCACCGTGCAACGCCGCTGGGGAGGTGCGCGGAAGCGAGGCCAACCGTCGTGTATGACGAGTGATGCGGTGGAGAGCACGCTGAATCGGTGGACGGCGTCACCAACCTTCACGGCACACGTGGAGAACGGTGTCATTTACAGCTTTGACGTGTCGCGGGTGATgttcagcagcggcaacacgACGGAGCGAATCCACTTTGGGACCgtcactgctgctgatgAGGTCGTGGTAGACATGTTTTGCGGCATTGGCTACTTCACCCTTCCATTAGCAATGCATGGCAACGTGGCGGCTATTCACGCTCTTGAGAAGAACCCAGACAGCATCGACTTTGTGAAGCTGAATGCCGTGCTGAACAAGGTGGACCACCTCATTCACCCCGTGTGCGGCGACAACCGCGAGGTGggagaggagctgctggGCAAGTGCGACCGTGTTCTGATGGGTTACATCCCTACGTGCAAGTCGTTCCTCCCGCGTGCCGCGTCGTTCCTCAAGCGGAACGAGGCAgggcggagcagcggtgtcgTGCACTACCACTTCCTCGCCGACAAGctctgcgctgcgcaggaggcgctgaggGACGTCCAGGATGAGCTGGGGGAGGAGGTCGCCGCGTTCGTCCGCATTGCTGATCTTCGATGTGTGAAGTCGTACGCTCCGAAACGCTTCCACTTTGTTGCTGATCTCGTTTTCGAGTaa
- a CDS encoding conserved hypothetical protein (previous protein_id=AAM68975.1), whose protein sequence is MEEQELSKIIITEAARCSQGRLDSETTAQVARFLSDAKGRNHVYQCCLDLAQDPGRRPRIMMFLVNYVQSFPPSRQCLESIKGFCKAHPSGDVSQDLLKLVGALLREAPLEGLSSSIARSSRQGYASEFALLADFSAPSPGSGGGGSVPISAVPYMKWMGVSVKKNEGVKCYSEVMYQRVWCPPYVDQFPLLCLESTVERQASIMSTFSANYKTNPNVMQATLFFMKQLCDGYVSKLVLSEPQLHFRSVTICYLPMLLEMMESDYLCVRNHVYDFIFNLGVHVQLIDPAGVYPGCTEALEQEVVWMALTVTERQAVLKICDETTWAAAAKCLVAVVPPCYRHLADCRVLFQVLQLPGLWELHPEAFTALAQAFARSLLSNKDVDVAAADNLVVDELAFAKLGSSAMSDILTIYRHCTTPGARKALFQLLVACAARRQGVNGARSGVRMSGQLSPEARAGAFRDLMSVDFFWYVFPLLYYMSETVQQELPRRIADGLVKSDFDGTKKSWNVVLPLVENMLGLLAEDAELESYTQARFKAVEVLRRRDETAFLAALQVLLSEVAGTLPLLLEGQREASDTKMCTAAWRLAFVSLRWSARYLPDDAHRALTDKLVRNLVFYKDGRGHIGNRARVGQMCASLLFSLNLLCRTSPQCDAVTFRTVLEVVLFDRGDAMDTRTAMALYHHLIEYLCVPTRSSFHLNTANDVSDISAMIIRERAMCINSAAVQLVGLRVLWGMYRSLDQSQVAAVCRARHVLVLLLCHQSTDRRGVEVRTWRTVLTDPYPPVALLAAEKIIHIFKAEEKPNTAVEINGEAFRDVYHDAMRILEKGERKRIY, encoded by the coding sequence ATGGAAGAGCAGGAGCTTAGCAAGATCATCATCACTGAGGCAGCGCGGTGCTCGCAGGGCCGTCTGGACAGCGAGACCACCGCTCAGGTCGCGCGCTTCCTCAGTGATGCGAAGGGGCGGAACCACGTCTATCAGTGCTGCCTAGACCTCGCACAAGACccggggcggcggccgcgcatCATGATGTTCCTGGTAAACTACGTCCAGAGCTTCCCACCGTCTCGCCAATGCCTCGAGAGCATCAAGGGTTTCTGTAAGGCTCACCCTTCCGGCGACGTCAGCCAGGACTTGCTGAAACTGGtgggcgcactgctgcgggAGGCGCCGTTGGAGGGTCTGTCCAGCTCGATTGCGCGGTCTTCACGACAAGGTTATGCCTCGGAGTTCGCGCTGCTGGCCGACTTTTCTGCTCCGTCGCCGGggagtggcggcggtggcagcgttCCCATTTCCGCTGTGCCTTACATGAAGTGGATGGGCGTCTCCGTGAAGAAGAACGAGGGGGTGAAGTGCTACAGCGAGGTCATGTACCAACGCGTGTGGTGCCCCCCGTACGTAGATCAGttcccgctgctgtgcctcgAATCTACCGTGGAACGGCAGGCCAGTATCATGTCGACCTTTTCAGCCAACTACAAGACGAACCCGAACGTGATGCAGGCTACCCTCTTTTTTATGAAGCAGCTCTGTGATGGCTACGTGTCTAAGCTAGTTCTCTCTGAGCCGCAACTGCACTTCCGGTCTGTCACCATCTGCTATCTCCCCATGCTGCTCGAGATGATGGAGAGCGACtacctgtgcgtgcgcaacCACGTCTACGACTTCATCTTCAACCtcggtgtgcatgtgcagcTCATCGACCCCGCTGGCGTCTACCCCGGGTgcacggaggcgctggagcaggAGGTGGTGTGGATGGCGCTTACCGTGACGGAGCGGCAGGCGGTGCTGAAGATTTGCGACGAGACGacgtgggcggcggcagctaAGTGcctggtggcggtggtgccgccgtgCTATCGACACCTAGCCGATTGCCGGGTGCTCTttcaggtgctgcagctgccgggGCTGTGGGAGCTGCACCCCGAGGCCTTCACCGCCCTGGCGCAGGCGTTCGCGCGGAGTCTCTTATCCAACAAAGATGTggatgtggccgccgccgacaaCCTGGTCGTCGACGAGCTTGCCTTTGCCAAGCTGGGCAGCTCCGCGATGTCTGACATTCTTACCATCTACCGGCACTGCACCACTCCAGGCGCGCGCAAGGCTCTCTTccagctgctggtggcgtGCGCGGCCCGCCGGCAAGGTGTGAACGGTGCCCGCAGCGGTGTGCGCATGTCTGGACAGCTGTCCCCGGAGgcccgcgccggcgccttcAGGGATTTGATGTCAGTGGACTTTTTCTGGTATGTTTTCCCGCTACTGTACTACATGTCCGAaacggtgcagcaggagctTCCGCGACGCATCGCCGACGGCCTCGTTAAGTCTGACTTCGATGGCACCAAGAAGAGCTGGAACgttgtgctgccgctggtggagAACATGCTCGGGCTGCTCGCTGAGgatgccgagctggagagcTACACGCAGGCTCGTTTCAAGGCTGTTGAAGTTCTGCGACGCAGGGATGAGACAGCGTTTTTGGCAGCCCTTCAGGTGCTGCTGAGTGAGGTGGCTGGGaccttgccgctgctgctggaagGGCAACGAGAGGCGAGTGACACCAAGATGTGCACTGCCGCCTGGCGGCTCGCCTTTGTCAGCCTCCGCTGGAGCGCGCGGTACTTGCCAGACGACGCTCACCGCGCCCTGACGGATAAGCTCGTGCGCAACCTGGTCTTCTACAAAGATGGCCGTGGCCACATCGGAAACCGCGCACGGGTGGGCCAAATGTGCgcctcccttctcttttccctgAATCTGCTGTGCCGTACGTCTCCGCAGTGCGACGCCGTCACGTTCCGCACCGTCCTGGAAGTGGTTCTCTTCGACCGCGGTGATGCCATGGATACCCGGACTGCCATGGCTCTCTACCATCACCTTATCGAGTATCTATGCGTGCCGACGCGGTCATCTTTCCACTTGAACACTGCCAACGACGTCAGCGACATATCAGCCATGATCATTCGCGAACGAGCGATGTGCATCAACTCTGCTGCTGTTCAGCTCGTTGGGCTTCGCGTGCTGTGGGGCATGTATCGTAGCCTCGATCAGAGTCAAGTCGCCGCGGTGTGCCGCGCGCGGCATGTGCTGGTTCTCCTCCTGTGCCATCAGAGCACCGACCGCCGGGGAGTAGAGGTGCGCACGTGGAGGACGGTCCTCACTGACCCATACCCGCCCGTTGCGCTGCTCGCGGCCGAGAAGATTATACACATCTTCAAGGCGGAAGAGAAGCCGAACACCGCCGTAGAGATCAACGGTGAAGCTTTTCGTGACGTGTACCACGACGCGATGCGCATCctggaaaagggggagaggaagcgCATCTACTAG
- the GAT gene encoding glycerol-3-phosphate acyl transferase (previous protein_id=AAM68976.2) yields MAPTSALKPKDRIVASTRRSKFVLCEECHQNVPIEEWPDHRDRLRKVSLVEEVSRFHHTLVRLMGEFLMWVLRSVYFREVTVVGRENIPCTGAVVFYGNHQNQFIDALMMHSHCGRPVRFLMAEKSFQRPVIGTLGRIFNSVPVVRPQDVPLVDGEGKLVRTEGKFIVGAGTHFSRLSKGDVLSWGVPGNAKCRAQVSRITSDEEVEVTVPIPAEHEVHTPTSFKYSVRIDHSEMYAQVYDTLQKNHCIGIFPEGGSHDHTSLLPLKAGVALFSLGAAERHISVKIVPVGLTYLYGHKFRSRAYIEFGEAFSPPDDLVKLFDTDKRKATGLFLEQLNAALRAVTINVPDYKTLSFLHSFRQLYQPPNCMLSGHDYLRLIRRLGNVIEEQRKSAEFAEFREKVENYSDFCKALMIRDSQAATLKRLLNADNEALQVGLLLRRVFALYLMAVILVPFFVVGLPIGGIIKYLALKQTKRALSESSVKIVGADVTGSFKVLFAFAVVPGVFLLVTFIVFLYSDSRTALVILFSLPMAMYVSLLILQEAIMELRAALPLLMSLVSQHMQFKKLYERREDLARQARLIVHKYDPQLEEEIKVHGNAGDSNDDLNREPSLFSLRYNVRRRQATNS; encoded by the coding sequence ATGGCGCCCACGTCCGCACTCAAGCCCAAGGATCGCATCGTGGCCTCCACTCGCCGAAGCAAGTTCGTGTTGTGCGAGGAGTGCCACCAGAACGTGCCCATCGAGGAGTGGCCCGACCACCGCGATCGTCTGCGGAAGGTGAGTctcgtggaggaggtgagcaGGTTCCACCACACGCTCGTGCGTCTCATGGGTGAGTTCCTCATGtgggtgctgcgcagcgtgtaCTTCCGTgaggtgacggtggtgggGCGCGAAAACATCCCTTGCACCGGTGCCGTTGTCTTCTACGGCAACCATCAAAACCAGTTTATCGACGCGCTCATGATGCACTCGCACTGCGGCCGGCCTGTTCGCTTCCTCATGGCTGAGAAGTCCTTCCAGAGACCTGTTATCGGGACCTTAGGACGCATATTCAACTCCGTCCCGGTTGTGCGACCGCAGGATGTGCCACTGGTGGATGGCGAAGGAAAGCTGGTGAGGACCGAGGGGAAGTTCATCGTCGGTGCCGGAACACACTTCTCGCGACTCTCCAAGGGCGACGTTCTCAGCTGGGGAGTCCCCGGAAACGCCAAGTGCCGTGCGCAGGTGAGCCGCATCACCTCCGACGAGGAAGTggaggtgacggtgccgaTTCCAGCGGAACACGAGGTACACACCCCCACCAGCTTCAAGTACTCGGTACGCATCGACCACTCTGAAATGTACGCCCAGGTGTACGACACGCTGCAGAAGAATCACTGCATCGGTATCTTCCCCGAGGGCGGCTCGCACGACCACACATCACTCCTGCCGCTGAAAGCCGGCGTGGCTCTTTTCAGcctcggcgcggcggagcggcacaTCAGCGTGAAGATCGTGCCTGTGGGCTTAACGTATCTCTACGGGCACAAGTTCCGCAGCCGAGCATACATCGAGTTTGGTGAGGCCTTCTCGCCCCCGGACGACCTGGTAAAGCTATTCGACACAGACAAGCGCAAGGCGACAGGGCTGTTTCTCGAGCAGCTGAACGCGGCCCTGCGGGCTGTGACGATCAACGTGCCGGACTACAAAACGCTGAGCTTCCTGCACTCCTTCCGGCAGCTTTATCAGCCGCCGAACTGCATGCTGTCCGGGCACGACTACCTGCGACTCATCCGTCGGCTAGGCAACGTCATTGAGGAGCAACGCAAGAGCGCCGAATTCGCGGAGTTCCGTGAGAAGGTAGAGAACTACTCGGACTTCTGCAAGGCGCTGATGATCCGCGACAGCCAGGCAGCAACGCTAAAGCGGCTCCTTAACGCcgacaacgaggcgctgcaggtcgggctgctgctgcgtcgcgtGTTCGCCTTGTACCTGATGGCGGTCATCCTCGTCCCCTTCTTTGTGGTAGGCCTGCCGATCGGTGGCATTATCAAGTACCTGGCCCTCAAGCAAACGAAGCGCGCGCTTTCGGAGAGCTCCGTCAAGATCGTGGGGGCGGACGTCACGGGGTCCTTCAAGGTGCTCTTTGCCTTTGCGGTGGTGCCGGGGGTGTTCCTGCTGGTGACGTTCATCGTCTTCCTCTACTCGGACAGCCGCACGGCGCTGGTGATCCTCTTCTCGCTTCCCATGGCCATGTACGTCTCGCTGCTCATTCTTCAAGAGGCCATCATGGAGCTGCGGGccgcgctcccgctgctcaTGTCGCTGGTCTCGCAGCACATGCAGTTCAAGAAGCTTTACGAGCGCCGCGAGGACCTCGCCAGGCAAGCACGCCTCATCGTCCACAAATACGACCCacagctggaggaggagatcaaGGTGCATGGCAACGCcggcgacagcaacgacgaCCTAAACCGCGAGCcatcgctcttctctctgcgctACAACGTGCGACGCCGGCAGGCCACGAACTCgtga
- a CDS encoding putative DNA primase large subunit (previous protein_id=AAM68977.1), translating into MQAITASTPSQQYSVGAGIEKPLGVTTSADWMTMYERKPHGNSTLFELEAMVAKRMEFLAWVDQQINSPQAKNFDSVLDAIIARLPEERRSSAATDGSRVKMISLGYDETAAGGCSDRRSSSRGSTGSAAGANQAASIVFAPEEDVTSHLLCRFAFCMSERWRDWLVRTERVLLTARIKMEMAKRPFTFLVDLMKRNGLPCAPLTDKQLADPMLQEYLEYRRVKAESARESEGRVENYYAVPLSLATRLIKKRYVLCRAGQAILFRDQVQEVFLTVFCARLNRGLHNAYLARVKQQALEEETAKSTVMAMLDAFLQQFISDPVDTLQEGVAGSVRARDVQRLAQAHFPPCMRAIDWHLRREGHLKHHGRFMYGLFLKSIGLSLEDSLELFATLMKVKGGGSVEAFAKTAYGYNVRHNYGMEGKKMSYSSASCATILGLPPVVDQHDCHGCPFRFRDEGALRTMLGKETENPKGCDYPSVRPTPGDIEDIVSDSKAQHYTRACYKYFMATHPGARRDTLFRSPYEYYSVSLEFETPSDGTESARPSAVPGKRTSVVLNEDVLRFRTSP; encoded by the coding sequence ATGCAAGCCATCACCGCCTCTACGCCGTCGCAGCAGTACAGCGTCGGGGCAGGGATAGAAAAGCCACTCGGGGTCACCACATCCGCGGACTGGATGACCATGTACGAGCGGAAGCCGCATGGAAACAGTACCCTTTTCGAGCTGGAGGCAATGGTTGCCAAGCGCATGGAGTTTCTCGCGTGGGTCGACCAGCAGATCAACTCGCCTCAGGCAAAGAACTTTGATTCCGTGCTCGACGCGATCATTGCGCGTCTGCCGGAAGAACGGCGCtcgagcgcggcgacagaTGGGTCGCGGGTTAAGATGATTTCGCTAGGCTATGACGAAACGGCCGCCGGTGGTTGCTCGGATAGGCGATCCTCCTCACGTGGCTCCACTGGAAGCGCCGCTGGTGCCAACCAAGCCGCTAGCATCGTGTTCGCGCCGGAGGAGGATGTCACATCGCACCTGCTTTGCCGCTTCGCCTTCTGCATGAGTGAGCGGTGGCGGGACTGGTTGGTACGGACGGAGCGGGTACTGCTGACGGCCCGCATCAAGATGGAGATGGCGAAGAGGCCCTTCACGTTTCTGGTCGATTTGATGAAGCGCAACGGACTTCCAtgcgcgccgctgacggatAAGCAGCTGGCTGACCCGATGCTGCAAGAGTACCTCGAGTACCGCCGCGTGAAGGCGGAAAGCGCGCGCGAGTCGGAGGGGCGGGTGGAGAACTACTACGccgtccctctctccctggCCACCCGCCTGATCAAGAAGCGGTACGTGCTGTGCCGTGCTGGTCAGGCCATTCTCTTCCGCGACCAGGTGCAGGAGGTGTTCCTGACGGTTTTCTGTGCCCGCCTGAATCGTGGCCTACACAATGCCTACCTTGCTCGTGTCAAGCAGCAGGCGCTCGAGGAAGAGACCGCCAAGTCCACCGTTATGGCGATGCTGGACGCCTTCTTGCAGCAGTTCATCTCCGACCCGGTGGACACCTTGCAGGAGGGCGTCGCtggcagtgtgagggccagagatgtgcagcggctggcCCAGGCTCACTTTCCGCCTTGCATGCGCGCCATCGACTGGCATCTGCGCCGCGAGGGGCACTTGAAGCACCACGGTCGCTTCATGTACGGACTGTTCCTCAAATCCATCGGTCTTTCTCTTGAGGACTCACTGGAGCTGTTCGCCACGCTCATGAAGGTCAAGGGCGGCGGTTCTGTCGAGGCCTTCGCGAAGACGGCGTACGGGTACAACGTGCGACACAACTACGGCATGGAGGGCAAGAAGATGAGCTACAGttccgcctcctgcgcgaCGATCCTTGGCctgccgccggtggtggaCCAGCATGACTGCCACGGCTGCCCGTTTCGTTTCCGCGACGAGGGGGCACTGCGGACGATGCTTGGGAAGGAAACTGAAAACCCGAAGGGCTGCGACTATCCCAGCGTGCGACCCACCCCAGGCGACATTGAGGACATCGTCTCCGACAGCAAGGCCCAGCACtacacgcgcgcatgctACAAGTACTTCATGGCCACTCACCCCGGCGCCCGCCGCGACACCCTCTTTCGGTCTCCATACGAATACTACAGCGTTAGCCTCGAGTTCGAGACGCCGAGCGACGGCACAGAGTCAGCGCGGCCCTCTGCAGTCCCCGGCAAGCGAACGTCCGTGGTGCTCAACGAAGACGTTCTGCGCTTCCGTACGTCTCCGTAA
- a CDS encoding putative cytochrome c oxidase assembly protein (previous protein_id=AAM68978.2): MYCAPTGRGADPKFYTPDAARKRDEQDKSYPVPKKLLKVRFLSDVGNTMPIAFVPLQREVEVLVGEPALAFYSAYNRSNRTLLGVSSYTIAPPEVTNYLNKIQCFCFEEQRFKPHELVEMPVFFYIDRDFLNDSMVNWLDEVIVNYTFFNLEKTKDYIFRPNAR; the protein is encoded by the coding sequence ATGTACTGCGCCCCCACCGGGCGTGGCGCGGATCCGAAGTTCTATACCCCTGACGCGGCCCGCAAGCGTGATGAGCAGGACAAGAGCTACCCGGTTCCCAAGAAGCTGCTGAAGGTCCGCTTCCTTAGCGACGTGGGCAACACAATGCCCATCGCCTTCGTCCCTCTGCagagggaggtggaggtgcttGTTGGCGAGCCGGCGCTGGCTTTCTACTCCGCGTACAACCGCAGTAATCGCACACTGCTCGGCGTCTCATCCTACACGATTGCGCCACCGGAGGTGACGAACTACCTCAACAAGATCCAGTGTTTCTGCTTCGAAGAGCAGCGCTTCAAGCCGCACGAGTTAGTTGAGATGCCCGTATTCTTTTACATCGATCGCGACTTTCTGAATGACTCGATGGTGAACTGGCTCGATGAGGTGATCGTCAACTACACATTCTTCAACCTCGAAAAGACGAAGGACTACATCTTCCGTCCCAATGCGCGGTAA
- a CDS encoding conserved hypothetical protein (previous protein_id=AAM68979.2), whose protein sequence is MQAANRGPHVISLSLPVSFAEGAVPSFHNSVAAASLPSPPLFSRVPDKHGRCTGVCKRTHTHTHAHRTMKGMPTLVIGRKELFSFADRYSSRRLSDYSSLADGEVLCCLFNLVFPDLRIRPAPAQTHSSTQRAHANWEQLFRRFARLHIPLAFLDPAALRTGSVECGFSTLVLFYFFHHLSKRPDFSAEFALDVAEEVTTYLQSTECIATLLLGGALQWAAVPEPLAQTLRAHPFFHTTAEAEMAQEEEAAHTYRSMFARRRTGSANSMHHLPATRRAHSRTTEQHSGIGGPSSMRPASSSPPSAASSSTPGFKGTADSPPPRPPLRNAATQSTRSSTSRLPSSDDVDSCADLCRLEHQCSSERRTRSAEACGVSQPTAPNQRSSSRRSASSSRSSRNSHSSTMSALSCRSSGTANMDVAQPSCVPYHSASSVSAATGSRGSAVSSLRARDAALEAALQSKEAECESLQMQVAQLLTLLANTRAADTASAATNGGSHVRSPRPRAAAAQRGDTADGTSTARLQLHYADSIEELETQLRAYREAGDKRQAPSSPSPAPAAPAPPPPSGATMDKAALEAEIAALTADIVDDETGTTVVDVHEKANLLHCLMLEHLQEAPRNRKQMQRWLWSIVAAHHTMEGRLMAAVGLLRLWSATLPAAGAGAAVVANSSAANREACTAAQRSQSTVAAPFSAASPGSDLDTADSEGACHKEMTALRSAHHAELEALHAREHQLAAALQAAQANNAATVQRAVRRERLWKSLCASVYAAEQASYAITECRTAEEVEERLRQREEHYGIVESLTQQLVEDGQQKVATSTQHQEIEATTGSPTPCRSLQTLVAHLQEERAEILRDVARLHDALASLQGEKGPTACADVVKVPKASLSLSAYASTAVAPFFSDDLQRKSAAVADGGAAGTSTDRYECKPSSATYSSGPVRAHRGLTSLLQLREGEEFSA, encoded by the coding sequence aTGCAAGCGGCGAATCGGGGCCCGCATgtcatctccctctccctccctgttTCATTCGCGGAGGGGGCCGTCCCTTCATTCCACAActccgttgctgccgcctccctcccctccccccccctcttttcgCGCGTGCCGGATAAGCACGGAAGGTGCACAGGCGTTTGCAAgcgcacgcatacgcacacacacgctcatAGAACGATGAAAGGCATGCCGACTCTTGTGATTGGGCGCAAGGagctcttctccttcgcaGACCGCTACAGCTCACGGCGCCTCAGCGACTACAGCAGCCTGGCAGACGGCGAGGTGCTCTGCTGCCTCTTCAACCTCGTCTTCCCCGACCTTCGCATCCGCCCAGCACCCGCGCAGACACACTCCAGCACGCAGCGGGCACACGCTAACTGGGAGCAACTCTTTCGCCGCTTCGCAAGGCTGCACATCCCGCTTGCGTTCCTCGATCCCGCCGCCCTCCGAACCGGCAGTGTCGAGTGCGGCTTCAGTACGCTTGTTCTTTTCTACTTCTTCCATCACCTCTCGAAGCGGCCGGACTTTTCGGCCGAGTTCGCGCTCGACGTGGCCGAGGAAGTGACCACCTACCTGCAGTCGACCGAGTGCATCGCCACCCTGTTGCTAGGGGGCGCACTTCAATGGGCTGCGGTGCCGGAGCCGCTGgcgcagacgctgcgcgcgcacccTTTTTTCCACACAactgcggaggcggagatggcacaggaggaggaggctgcccaCACCTATCGCTCGATGTTTGCGCGGCGGCGTACAGGCAGCGCCAACAGTATGCACCACCTCCCTGCGACTCGACGTGCACATTCACGCACGACGGAGCAGCATTCGGGAATCGGCGGCCCGAGCAGCATGAGACctgcatcctcctccccaccctctGCGGCGTCGTCTTCTACGCCGGGTTTTAAAGGCACGGCGGactcaccaccgccgcggccaccacTCCGCAACGCAGCTACACAGTCCACTCGCTCCTCCACATCGAGACTGCCGAGCAGCGACGATGTGGACTCGTGTGCCGACCTCTGTCGGCTGGAGCACCAATGCAGCTCTGAAAGGCGGACGCGCAGCGCTGAGGCGTGTGGTGTATCCCAGCCAACGGCCCCAAATCAGCGCAGCTCATCACGACGTAGCGCATCGTCATCGCGCTCATCTAGGAATTCCCATTCCTCGACAATGAGTGCTCTGTCATGTCGGTCCTCCGGCACGGCAAACATGGATGTCGCACAGCCGTCTTGTGTGCCCTACCACTCTGCCTCCTCGGTGAGCGCCGCAACCGGGTCCCGGGGGTCAGCGGTGTCGTCCTTACGCGCACGCGATGCGGCGCTCGAAGCTGCACTGCAGTCAAAGGAGGCAGAGTGCGAGTCACTTCAGAtgcaggtggcgcagctgctgactCTTCTCGCCAACACACGCGCTGCCGACACCGCCTCAGCTGCCACCAACGGCGGGAGCCACGTGCGCAGTCCCCGtccgcgtgcagcagcggcgcaaagAGGTGACACGGCGGATGGTACGTCCACAGCacgactgcagctgcactacGCTGACAGCATCGAGGAGCTAGAGACACAGCTGCGCGCCTACCGCGAAGCCGGCGACAAGCGACAAGCGCcgtcgtctccctctcccgcaccagcagcacccgcacccccaccaccatcagGAGCTACGATGGACaaggctgcgctggaggcggagatcGCGGCACTGACGGCGGACATCGTCGACGACGAGACGGGAACTACCGTCGTGGATGTGCATGAGAAGGCGAACCTGCTGCATTGCCTTATGCTGGAGCACCTGCAGGAGGCGCCGCGCAATCGCAAGCAGATGCAGCGATGGCTGTGGTCGATCGTCGCAGCTCACCACACAATGGAGGGGCGgctgatggcggcggtgggccTACTGCGTCTGTGGAGCGCTACGCTCCcggccgctggtgctggtgcggccGTGGTCGCGAATTCTTCCGCCGCCAATAGGGAGGCGTGcacggcggcacagcggAGTCAGTCAACGGTCGCGGCTCCCTTCTCTGCGGCTTCACCGGGTAGCGACTTGGACACTGCTGACAGCGAAGGCGCCTGCCACAAAGAGATGACGGCGTTGCGTAGCGCTCATCATGCGGAACTGGAGGCCCTTCATGCGCGGGAGCACCAGCTggcggcagcactgcaggCAGCGCAGGCAAACAACGCCGCaacggtgcagcgggcggTTCGGCGGGAGCGACTGTGGAAATCACTATGCGCGTCCGTCTACGCAGCGGAGCAAGCTTCCTACGCGATCACGGAATGCCGCACAGCTGAGGAAGTCGAGGAGCGACTGCGTCAGCGGGAAGAGCACTACGGCATCGTAGAGTCGctcacgcagcagctggtggaGGATGGCCAGCAGAAGGTGGCGACGAGCACGCAGCATCAGGAAATAGAGGCGACAACTGGATCGCCTACACCGTGCAGGTCGCTGCAGACGCTCGTGGCACATCTGCAGGAAGAGCGCGCGGAAATCCTCAGAGACGTGGCGCGTCTGCACGATGCGTTGGCGTCCCTGCAAGGGGAGAAGGGTCCCACGGCGTGCGCGGATGTAGTTAAGGTGCCGAAGGCGTCGCTGAGCTTGTCTGCCTACGCGAGCACCGCAGTCGCGCCATTTTTCAGCGATGATCTCCAGAGAAAGtctgctgccgttgcagacggcggtgcagcgggcaCGAGCACTGACCGTTACGAGTGCAAGCCGTCGAGTGCAACGTATTCGTCAGGCCCTGTCCGTGCACACCGCGGGCTCACCTCGCTCTTGCAGCTCCGGGAGGGAGAAGAATTCTCGGCATGA